The genomic window AGGAACTGTTAAATAATCATCAGCTCCAGCATTTAATAAAGATTCGAGATAATCTGATGACAAAGTATCACTTAATGCAATAATAATAGGTTGTGATTTTAATTTTGTTTGAACGATAAAATCTTTTGTTTTGATTCTTGGAAAGTTATCTTCGATAATAACACAATCATAATTGTGATTATCATAATAGTTTTGTAGATCAATGTATTGAATAACTTGATTGCAAATATAATCTTTTTGATCAAGATATTCTTTGATTTGATTGTTTATTTGTTTATCACTATGGATAATAAGTGCCTGAAATTGACTAAACATAAAATTCACCTCTTTATAAGTATAGTCTTTCTTACAAAAATTACAATAGAAGAGATATAAAAAAGATGTGATAAAATAATAACACAATAATAAAAAAATATCATTTTGTATTGACAATATGAAAATATGTTTATATAATAGCCTCAGAACCATTGATTAATTTATGTGGACAGATGGAATATAAATTGATACAATGAGTGAAAAGACAAGGGGGAACTGATTCAATGGATATGAATGAATTACTTGAAGATTATGGTTGTTTGACATTTAGTGATGATGTTATGAGAGAACGTATTCCTAAATCTACTTATAAAGCGTTTCATGAGGCTTTAGATAAAGGTGAGCCATTACCTAAAGAAACAGCAACAGCAATTGCTAATGCAATGAAAATTTGGGCTGTTGAACATGGAGCAACACATTTTACACACTGGTTTACACCTATGACTGGATTGACAGCAGAAAAGCATGATGCTTTTTTAGAACCTGATGGAAATAAAGCTGTTTTAGAATTTAGTGGTAAGACTTTAAGAAAAGGTGAACCTGATGCATCGTCTTTTCCTTCTGGGGGATTACGTGCGACTTTTGAAGCAAGAGGTTATACTGCTTGGGATTGTACATCTCCAGCATTTGTAAAGGATGGAAGTTTATATATTCCAACGTTATTTTGTTCATATACTGGTGAAGCATTAGATAAAAAGACACCATTATTGAAATCTGTTGATGCTTTAACAAAAGCATCATGTCATTTATTACCTTTACTTGGAATGGAAGGTATTACACGTGTGACTGCATCAGTGGGGAGTGAACAGGAGTATTTCTTAGTTGCAGATGAGTTTTATCAAAAACGTATGGATTTAAAATTAACTGGTAGAACTTTATTTGGTGCTATGGCTCCAAAAGGGCAAGAATTAGAAGATCATTATTTTGGAAGTTTAAAACGTAAGGTCTCTGCTTTTATGAAAGACTTAGATAAGGAATTATGGAAATATGGAATTCCTTCTAAAACAAAACATAATGAAGTTGCACCAGCTCAGCACGAAGTTGCTTGTGTATATCGCAGAGTTAATATTACAACAGATAATAATCATCTCTTAATGCAATTAATGCAAGACATTGCTAAAAAACATGGATTAAGATGTTTATTACATGAAAAGCCATTTGAAGGTGTGAATGGTTCTGGTAAACATAATAACTGGTCAGTGGTGACAAATACGGGTATTAATCTATTTAATCCTGGAGAAAATCCTGCTAAAAATTTACCTTTCTTAGCAGCATTAGCATGTACTGTTAAAGCAGTTGATGAATATGCAGACTTGTTACGTATGTCTATTGCATCAGCGGGTAATGATCATAGATTAGGTGCAAATGAAGCACCACCAGCAATTATTTCAATGTTCTTGGGGGAAGAACTTGATAAAATTATTGAAGCAATTGTAGAAGGAAAAGAATTAGAAGATATTGGTACAGGAAGATTCCAAACAGGAGTTTCTGTTGTTCCAGATTTTTCTAAAGACAATACAGATCGTAATAGAACATCACCATTTGCGTTTACTGGTAATAAATTTGAATTTAGAGCAGTTGGTTCTGCACAATCAATTGCTGGACCGAATACGATTTTAAATTCTATTTTAGCAGCTGAAATGGAAGAAATGGCTGATGCTATTGAAGCTGGTCAAAAACCTATAGAAGTCATTAAAACTTTCTTGTCTGAACATAAACGTATTATTTTTAATGGTGATGGATATTCTACTGAATGGGAAATAGAAGCTCAAAAAAGGGGTTTAGCTAATCATAAAAATACAGTAGATGCGATGAAATGTTTGAAAGAAGAAAAAAATCTTGAAATGCTAGATCGTCTAGGTGTTTATTCACGAGTAGAATTAGCATCTCGATATGAAATTTTGTTAGATAATTATAATAAAACAATCCAAGTTGAAGCTTTGACAGCTTCTAAAATGGCAAGAAATGAAATTTATCCTGCTGCTGTATCTTATTTGCAGAATATTACCAAAACAGCTTTAGAAGTGAAAGAAACAGGTATTGATAATTCATTTTTACTTGATGATGTTAAAGAACTATCTTGTTTATTAAAAGATATGAAATCACAAATGGATATTTTAGATGAACAAATTACAAAAGCACAATCTTTTGATGGAGAAATTATGGATCAATCTATACTATGGCGTGATGGTGTATTTGCTGCAATGAATAGATTGCGTGAAATTACAGATTTCATTGAAACAAAAGTTGCTGCTAAATATTGGCCAATGCCAACTTATGTAGATTTATTATTTGGAATCTAAATAAAGAAAGGAGACAACTCCTTTCTTATTTTTTTAACTATGATATAATATGTTTCACAGGGGGTGGTGTTGATGAAAACAAGACTTTATATGCCAACAGATTTAAATGATGTGATGCAACTTTTTTATGACAATGTTCATACTGTATGTGTTCATGATTATACAAAGGAACAATTAGATGCTTGGGCACCTGAAAATCCAGATATCTATCATTGGGAAGCTTCAATGAATAAGAATCATACACTTGTTGTAGAAAAAGATGATAAAATCATTGGTTTTGGAAATGTTGGAGAAACAGGATATTTGGATAGACTTTATGTACATGCTGATTATTTACATCAGGGAATAGCAACAATGATTGTCAATCAATTAGAAAAATATGCCAAAGCGAAAGGTATTGCTTTCATGAATACAGCTGCCTCAGTTACGTCGAAACCTTTTTTTGAAGCTAAAGGTTATACTGTTTTAGAAGAACAGACAGTTGAAAGACGAGGGGTAAGATTAAGAAGATATTTGATGGAAAAGAAACTGTAATGAGTTTCTTTTTTTCTATCAAAAATATTTTTCATTTTGTGAAATTATGCAGACAAAATAAAATATCTAGATATAATATTGACACTATGGAGGGAAAGACATGAGTAAAAATGTGAAAAGATATATATTAATTGTCATTGGGTTTATGATTGTTGGAACAGCATGTGCTTTTACTTTGAAAGCCAATATTGGTGTTGGAGCATGGGATTCATTAGCCAAATCAACATCAGAAATCACAGGTTTAGAAGTTGGAACAATGGGTATGATTTTTAATTGTTCATGTGTTGTCGGACAAATTATTATTTTAAGAAAAAAATTTAAAATCATTCAATTATTACAGATTCCTTTGAGTATTTTACTTGGAACTGTTATTAATTTTGTTTTATATGAGTTATTAATTTTCCCATTTGATACATTTGTTGGGGGAATATTCATGTATATTGCGGCAAGTACTGTTTGTGCATTTGGTGTTTCAATTGTTATGTTATTGGATGAAGTCACATTTGCTTTAGAAGGATTCTGTATGGCATTAGTGAGTGTGATTCCTGTTAAATTTCATGTTGTTAGACAGGGTGCTGATGTTTTGAGTATTATTGTTGTTGTGATTTTAACATTGATATTTCAAATCCCATGGTCAATTGGAGTCGGAACAATCATTGGTATGTTAACATTTGGACCAACTTTAGGAATTTTTATGAAATTATTTAAACCTATTTTGAAGAAATATGATTTATTAAATTATGAATAAAATGCAACTCAATCAATATGAGTTGCATTTTTTCTTTTGATTATAAACTGATAAATCAAATAAACACACACAATAGCAATGACACCACCACTTGTATCAATGAAAACATCCCTAAGCT from Candidatus Stoquefichus sp. SB1 includes these protein-coding regions:
- a CDS encoding GNAT family N-acetyltransferase; amino-acid sequence: MKTRLYMPTDLNDVMQLFYDNVHTVCVHDYTKEQLDAWAPENPDIYHWEASMNKNHTLVVEKDDKIIGFGNVGETGYLDRLYVHADYLHQGIATMIVNQLEKYAKAKGIAFMNTAASVTSKPFFEAKGYTVLEEQTVERRGVRLRRYLMEKKL
- a CDS encoding glutamine synthetase III family protein; translated protein: MDMNELLEDYGCLTFSDDVMRERIPKSTYKAFHEALDKGEPLPKETATAIANAMKIWAVEHGATHFTHWFTPMTGLTAEKHDAFLEPDGNKAVLEFSGKTLRKGEPDASSFPSGGLRATFEARGYTAWDCTSPAFVKDGSLYIPTLFCSYTGEALDKKTPLLKSVDALTKASCHLLPLLGMEGITRVTASVGSEQEYFLVADEFYQKRMDLKLTGRTLFGAMAPKGQELEDHYFGSLKRKVSAFMKDLDKELWKYGIPSKTKHNEVAPAQHEVACVYRRVNITTDNNHLLMQLMQDIAKKHGLRCLLHEKPFEGVNGSGKHNNWSVVTNTGINLFNPGENPAKNLPFLAALACTVKAVDEYADLLRMSIASAGNDHRLGANEAPPAIISMFLGEELDKIIEAIVEGKELEDIGTGRFQTGVSVVPDFSKDNTDRNRTSPFAFTGNKFEFRAVGSAQSIAGPNTILNSILAAEMEEMADAIEAGQKPIEVIKTFLSEHKRIIFNGDGYSTEWEIEAQKRGLANHKNTVDAMKCLKEEKNLEMLDRLGVYSRVELASRYEILLDNYNKTIQVEALTASKMARNEIYPAAVSYLQNITKTALEVKETGIDNSFLLDDVKELSCLLKDMKSQMDILDEQITKAQSFDGEIMDQSILWRDGVFAAMNRLREITDFIETKVAAKYWPMPTYVDLLFGI
- a CDS encoding YczE/YyaS/YitT family protein, which translates into the protein MSKNVKRYILIVIGFMIVGTACAFTLKANIGVGAWDSLAKSTSEITGLEVGTMGMIFNCSCVVGQIIILRKKFKIIQLLQIPLSILLGTVINFVLYELLIFPFDTFVGGIFMYIAASTVCAFGVSIVMLLDEVTFALEGFCMALVSVIPVKFHVVRQGADVLSIIVVVILTLIFQIPWSIGVGTIIGMLTFGPTLGIFMKLFKPILKKYDLLNYE